Genomic DNA from Macadamia integrifolia cultivar HAES 741 chromosome 6, SCU_Mint_v3, whole genome shotgun sequence:
gggagaGTAGAGTTTAATTATGCGAAATGCACAAATAATGATTTAATAGATGCCCTAATGGATTTTTgcaaatgaatttcttaatgtATTACTCCCTTCGTATGGTAAGATCTTGTTTTCAGTCCTAGGCCTTGTACTTATATTGATATAGCGGAAAAAGTTACAATGCCCATTAATGTTGTAGCTTTGGTGTCCTCACATAAGGGGTGGTTGCGGGGTTGCAACATGGGTGGGGGTTGGGTTAGAAGAGGAGGCTTGGGGgatagaggagagagattacaaGAAGAACTGTGTAACTGGGGTTGTGAGGTGGTCTTGAGCGAGCTTTGGGGATAGTTCGCACAAGGGGTGGGGATGTGGTTAGAAGAGGAGGGGATGGTCCATGGATGGTTTGTTGCATTCTACggaagaagaataataagaaagtaaaagaatgagaaaaaccaATGATGAGAGCCGGATGATAGGAGGGTAATTTGACGATTTAAAAACaataggggagaagaagagataagaGTTCACTTTTGGTTGAGGGAATTAGAGAGGTGGAACTGCTGAGAGGGAAGGGAGTAAATAGAGTATAAATCCAAGGGAGAGAAATTTTCACttgaaaaaatcaatcaaaattcccccccccctttctttctctgtcacaCACACATTCTTGCCCACAAATTATTAGTAATCTTCATTTTTTACAAAAATTATTGGTAATCTACTCTTTGTGCCACCTAAGAAAAGCCCACACGCGCAAATTTGCTAGTGTGCTTATATACATTGGGGTGAAATGACACCAATGTAAGGGCCAATGCCAGGTCTTGTATAGAATCAAACTCcatgaaatttttgtatttcataAAGGGTGGGACCATCATTTCACCCACACAAACACCCGATGGCCTAACAGTAAttgtttctccttctccttatTTCCACTCTTTTTCAAAGCAGttcaccaataaaataaaggttTTCGCAAAAAAAAGTTGCATTACCATATTGAATAGATAACTGACATATCTTAAAAGTTAGGGAGCAGCTAGCTACAATGTCATGTGCTtgcaacaaataataataataataatgttatGTGCCCATGGCACATTCAAGAAAGAAATCAGTACAGAAGTTTCTTTTTGCATAGGAAGGATTACCAGTGTCATTGGTTATTGCTCTTCCATTGTATGCCCATCTTCACCACCTTCCAAGCTCTTCCTCATCCTTCCTTTCCTGCTGCTTTTGCCATGGCTCTCAACATCTGAGAGGCCATTCTCCAATGCTTGGACCAAGTTCTCAAAGTAATTTCGCGTCACATTGGTAAGTTCAACCAGCTTTATCCGAAACTCTTCAAAGCCTGGAACCATTAATGGACCTTCAGCCTCAATGTAAATCTGTAATTCCTTCTCCACACAATGATGAAGTCTTTCTAACCCAGTCTCAGCTTGGCCTTGCAAGTACTCAAATAACTGTCTCTTACCATGTTCCTCCTCAGGAAGATAATATCCATAGGCATAAGTCCACTTCAACACCCTCCTACATTCAACTATCTGTATCCATGCCTCCCTTATGAATTCCAGCTTCCACAAAGTTTCAGTCTGATTAGCCCTCAGAATGTCAAGCTTAGTAGTTTGCAATTCGCGTAAATCTGCCTTAGCCTTTTGCCTCGACGACTCATTGACTGCCCATCTTTCATAGTAATGAGTATATTTCTCCAAATACTTTCTAGCCTTCTTCCGTTTCTTATCATCTCCATCTTCCTTTCCTGCAGAATCATAAGCATTACATGTCGTACGCTGATGATCTGACCATGGATGAAGGCATATCCAGCAAAACTGAAATTTACAAGGAGCACTGCAAGTCATATGATTACATCCTTGATTCTTCTCAATTGGCCTTTTGCACTTGGGACATGGTTTAGTATAAGCTAATATGTAAGTCACATTTTCAGCTTCACAACTATGCTTCAACAACCACTTAGCCACAGTCTCACAGTCCACCGGCCTGTGAACTTCCTCAGTACAATTCCAGCAAAAACTATATGAGCAGAGGCAATTAACATCATAAGTAGCACTCTTAGTAGTACTACCAACCTGACCATGATCAAACTCTATAGCATATACACATTCTGGAGCAGGACACCATTTGGCTTTCCTATTAGTTTCGATATAAGATCGAAGAAGATACCGCGAAAACTTCTCCTTGTTTTCGTCGGAAATCAATTGATCAATCAAGTCTTGATCAATAGCAACACTGCAAGATGGTTCAGGGCATCGAAGCATCAAACATCCTGGACCATCATTAATTGATGTACTAATATAACATGTCAAACATGAAACACAATAGAGATGGCCACAAACAGAGGAAGTCatcttatcaaaagaaaatatttcaaaacaGATTTCACAAGTGAATTCTCTATTAACATTTTCTGGGATTTCAAGAACTACCACTGGTTTCTCTAACAAACCAACAGATTTGCGTACTTTTTCCTCGTCTGTGAACCATGCATCTTGAACTTTACTGATACACCAATCATAGTGACAAAGAAGGAGAATTGACCAAGCTCTTGATATTGAAAGAATAGTAGATACGGTTGTAATATCTTCTTCTTGGCGTCGAAGAATATCTACCTCTCTCAATATGATGTAGCTcggctgctgctgctgtggTTGCGAATTCTTGAcattagaatcaagaaaatccCCATCATCAaacacatcatcatcatcatcccctGAATATATTTCCCTATAATCTCCATCTTCATACACATCATCCTGATCTGAATCCATATATCCCGAAATCAAATTTACACCCAGAAACCTAGAATTCCTCAAACTCGATTGCTCGAAGACGAAACCCTTGTGCCACAATACAAGacgaacccaaaaaaaaacacagaaagATCGATTGAAGAAGGAATCCTTCGTTTGGGTTCTATTTTTGGGGTTAGGGATTGGGAGTGAAATCGATTGAGAATGGAAGGTGAAATAACATCAAACCGAAAAACTCTCCTAGTCTCCTTCCACTTTAGATACTGGTAGTTAACTCTCCTAGTATCCTATGAACTCCTTTCCCTGAGAGCAGGGAGAGAGGTTTCGGACTCGATCTTCtagtctttttcctttttttctttttcttttttttttttttttttttttttttttttttttttttttttttttatcaacgaCTTGATCTTCCAGTCTACTACTGCTTTTTAGTCCATTATATCTCTCTCTAGTTCTCACAATATCACACACCCCAATTCTATACCTaggtctaccaaaaaaaaaaaaattccatatttagggaaatttttttacttctcAGCCGAAGATATGGAATCTCTAAAGACTATTTTGAAAAATGCTAAAATCTGAAGGATGTTTATGGGTTGGAGAAAGTAAATAATTAGAGTATTTGATAGTGCACGTATACACCAGCACCCCAGTCAATTAGAGAGTGTGTGTGAGCATCTTCAATGTAGGGTCTTATGGTTTTAGAGTACGATATCATAATGGGTATCAGTCATCCCCAAAATTATTATGGTATCATAATCGATCGATATCGGATCACCTGTATCAGACAAAATTACCCTTGCTTTTccttaaaaatgatttttttttcttttttactcctTGTCTGTACCATTCAATTGATACAATATCAACTAGGTATCGAGATTAGGCACTTGCCAAACCTACACAGATTactcgatacgatatgatactgATACTTAGAACTATAGTCGCATAGTGTTTTCGCACTTGTTGTGTCTTAGTGCAGGTATATGTTATCAGATAGCATTATTTCTTTCATAATACAATTTCTTTGACTACGAGCTCCGTAGCACGAAAGTTTTTGCAACCCGATTAACAATAAATTTTCATCCATATTTAGAGTCCGTTTGATGAAAGGATTGCTCCATGTGGCTTAGAAAGGTTGAACTATCTAGAGAGGAAATTCACCTTTACTAGTTTACTTGTTTATATCTTTCAGTAATCACCTTGCGGAAGGTTTTTATTTAAGTTATTCCAACTCATATGAAGATTACCAAAAAAACTCAAATGAGATTGGAATGGGTTAGGCCGGGATCATGATCCATCTTGATCGGCTTCTGACCCGATTGTTAAATTGATAATATACTTTAATCGGCCTAGAACTTGATCAAAGCGGGCTCGCACGAAATTCTGTGGATAGGTGGTACCAAGTCCCTTTCTCCtgcataatttttttgcttagattccatttaaaaaaaaaaaaagttgctaaAGAACAATAAAACCCTGTCCTGTTAGGCGCAGAAAACATCAGCGTGTGGGACCACTGAAAGTGTGCATGTTAGCATTTTCATCACCCTAGATATGGAGGTAACATGGACATTTCATGCATCGAGAGTTTTTTCTTTAATCGTCTTTAAAAGTTTATTGCAACGGTTCTGACCAATAGATTGGAAGTCGTTGTTGGTGAGCTTGTGAGTGCTAGTTAGTGTGCTTTTATTTCGGGAAGAAGCATtacaaataatatattatttttattttcagaagaAGTATAAATAATGGGAAAAGATTGGGTATGCAAGCTTTTGATACAATGATATTAGAGAGTATATCTTGTGGATTCTAGATAAAATGAACTTCCTCCGGCTTTCATTAATTGGGTACACTATTgggttttgtcatttttttttttttttggttagaggTTTCCTCACTTCACACATTGAGGAAAAAAACAACTCGGTGCACAAAGGCTCACACTACTGCATG
This window encodes:
- the LOC122080848 gene encoding probable E3 ubiquitin-protein ligase ARI8, encoding MDSDQDDVYEDGDYREIYSGDDDDDVFDDGDFLDSNVKNSQPQQQQPSYIILREVDILRRQEEDITTVSTILSISRAWSILLLCHYDWCISKVQDAWFTDEEKVRKSVGLLEKPVVVLEIPENVNREFTCEICFEIFSFDKMTSSVCGHLYCVSCLTCYISTSINDGPGCLMLRCPEPSCSVAIDQDLIDQLISDENKEKFSRYLLRSYIETNRKAKWCPAPECVYAIEFDHGQVGSTTKSATYDVNCLCSYSFCWNCTEEVHRPVDCETVAKWLLKHSCEAENVTYILAYTKPCPKCKRPIEKNQGCNHMTCSAPCKFQFCWICLHPWSDHQRTTCNAYDSAGKEDGDDKKRKKARKYLEKYTHYYERWAVNESSRQKAKADLRELQTTKLDILRANQTETLWKLEFIREAWIQIVECRRVLKWTYAYGYYLPEEEHGKRQLFEYLQGQAETGLERLHHCVEKELQIYIEAEGPLMVPGFEEFRIKLVELTNVTRNYFENLVQALENGLSDVESHGKSSRKGRMRKSLEGGEDGHTMEEQ